From Canis aureus isolate CA01 chromosome 7, VMU_Caureus_v.1.0, whole genome shotgun sequence, a single genomic window includes:
- the UFL1 gene encoding E3 UFM1-protein ligase 1 isoform X3, whose product MSFFKGRVNIVDLQQVINVDLTHIESRIGDIVKSEKHVQLVLGQLIDENYLDRLAEEVNDKLQESGQVTISELCKTYDLPGNFLTQALTQRLGRIINGHIDLDNRGVIFTEAFVARHKARIRGLFSAITRPTAVNSLISKYGFQEQLLYSVLEELVNSGRLRGTVVGGRQDKAVFVPDIYSRTQSTWVDSFFRQNGYLEFDALSRLGIPDAVSYIKKRYKTTQLLFLKAACVGQGLVDQVEASVEEAISSGTWVDIAPLLPSSLSVKDAGMLLQQVMRAFSKQASAVVFSDTVVVSEKFINNCIELFSELMHQKAEKEMKNNPVHLITEEDLKQVSILESINTSKKDKKDERRRKATEGSGSVRGGGGGNAREYKMKKIKKKGRKEEDSDDESSHTVSVVTNSFTIVELMTAAFQQHGKKKPEVTFMLQDEIEDFLRKHIQDAPEECISELAEFLIKPLNKAYLEVVRSVFMSSTSASGTGRKCTIKDLQEEVSNLYNNIRLFEKGVKFFTDDTQAALTKHLLKTVCTDITNLIFNFLASDLMMAVDDPAAITSEVRKKILSKLSEETKVALTKLHSSLNEKSIEDFLSCLDSAAEACDIMMKRGDKKRERQILFQHRQALVEQLKVTEDPALILHLTAVLLFQFSTHSMLHAPGRCVPQIIAFLNSKIPEDQHALLVKYQGLVVKHLVSQNKKTGQGDDPISDELDKEQEDISNATRKELQELSSSIKDLILKSRKSSVTEE is encoded by the exons gtaATTAATGTGGATCTGACTCATATTGAAAGTAGAATTGGTGACAttgtaaaatcagaaaaacatgTTCAGCTAGTGTTGGGACAACTGATAGATGA gAACTATTTGGATCGGTTAGCAGAAGAGGTTAATGATAAATTGCAAGAAAGTGGTCAGGTCACCATATCAGAGCTATGTAAAACCTATGATCTTCCTGGAAACTTTCTGACACAG GCACTAACTCAGCGACTAGGTAGAATCATTAATGGACACATCGATCTTGATAACAGAGGAGTAATATTCACAGAAGCCTTCGTAGCCCGGCATAAAGCCCGCATCCGGGGACTGTTCAGTGCCATTACCCG GCCTACAGCAGTGAATTCTCTCATTTCAAAATATGGATTTCAAGAGCAGCTGCTTTACT ctGTGCTTGAAGAACTTGTTAATAGTGGACGTTTACGAGGCACTGTGGTTGGTGGGAGACAGGATAAAGCAGTATTTGTCCCTGACATTTACTCCAGAACACAGAGTACTTGGGTGGATTCCTTTTTCAGACAGAATGGCTATCTAG aatttgatGCTTTGTCCAGACTTGGAATCCCAGATGCTGTGAGCTatataaagaaaagatataaGACAACACAACTCTTGTTTTTGAAAGCAGCTTGTGTTGGTCAAGGACTTGTGGATCAGGTGGAAGCATCAGTAGAGGAAGCTATCAGCTCTGGAACATGGGTTGATATTGCa CCTCTCTTACCCAGTTCGTTATCAGTCAAAGATGCTGGGATGTTGCTTCAACAGGTGATGAGAGCATTCAGCAAGCAGGCATCAGCTGTAGTCTTTAGCGACACAGTCGTAGTCAGTGAAAAATTCATAAATAACTGTATTGAACTCTTCAGTGAACTGATGCACCAGAAAGCTGAAAAG gaaatgaaaaataatcctgTTCATTTAATCACTGAAGAAGATCTGAAACAAGTCTCCATTTTAGAAAGCATTAATAcaagtaaaaaagataaaaaagatgaaCGAAGGAGAAAAGCAACAg AGGGCAGTGGAAGTGtgagaggaggtggtggtggcaaTGCTAGagagtacaaaatgaaaaaaatcaagaagaaaggaagaaaagaagaggataGTGATGATGAGTCATCTCACACTG TTTCAGTGGTCACAAATTCATTTACCATAGTTGAGTTGATGACAGCTGCCTTCCAACAACACG GAAAGAAGAAGCCAGAGGTCACTTTCATGCTCCAGGATGAGATTGAAgactttttaagaaaacacataCAAGATGCCCCGGAGGAATGTATTTCTGAACTTGCTGAGTTCTTAATAAA ACCTCTTAACAAAGCTTATCTCGAGGTGGTACGTTCAGTGTTCATGTCTTCAACTTCTGCCTCTGGAACTGGTAGAAAGTGCACAATCAAGGACTTGCAAGAAGAGGTTTCAAACCTGTACAATAATATACGGCTGTTTGAAAAAGGGGTGAAGTTCTTTACAG ATGATACACAGGCTGCGCTTACAAAGCACTTGCTGAAGACAGTGTGTACTGATATCACTAACCTCATTTTCAACTTCTTAGCCTCGGATTTAATGATGGCAGTAGACGATCCTGCAGCTATTACAAGTGAA gtaagaaaaaaaattttaagtaaattatcaGAAGAAACCAAAGTAGCTCTCACAAAACTCCATAGCTCTCTGAATGAAAAG AGCATAGAAGACTTTCTTTCTTGTCTGGATTCTGCAGCAGAAGCTTGTGATATAATGATGAAAAGGGGAgacaaaaaaagggaaag gcAGATACTGTTCCAGCATCGACAAGCACTGGTTGAGCAGCTAAAAGTCACAGAAGACCCTGCTCTTATTCTGCACCTCACAGCAGTCCTTCTGTTTCAGTTCTCAACCCacagcatgctccatgcacctggaAGATGTGTCCCACAGATCATTGCTTTTCTTAATAGTAAAATTCCAGAG GATCAGCATGCTCTTTTGGTAAAGTATCAAGGTTTAGTTGTAAAGCATTTAGTCAGTCAGAATAAGAAGACTGGACAGGGAGATGATCCTATAAGTGATGAATTAGACAAAGAACAAGAAGATATCAGCAATGCTACTCGTAAAGAGCTTCAAGAACTTTCTTCATCCATTAAAGACCTTATTCTCAAATCCAGGAAATCATCTGTGACAGAAGAATAA